The Xenopus tropicalis strain Nigerian chromosome 2, UCB_Xtro_10.0, whole genome shotgun sequence genome window below encodes:
- the tmem200b gene encoding transmembrane protein 200B — translation MKRLPSHHLDVRLFPRFLGLCRKYRSPSPLPGSPPKGKLRLRSPPGVFVFIGIILVLTGLTVAVVGYWPQRTNIASPTIIPPQPRPHAERLKLIGPVIMGVGLFVFICANTLLYENRDTETRRLLQNSVVIPRPTNVTLTTNSRGQIPLQSTWGESSGEMDNRRNILIRAQLLCPPINDLSVSLVSIHSDPCISSLSQLGNGWKQKKEAVARSYSSSVKIDMADVGQVKGSLEVPDIGRKSKSWPRLEECNAKPKHSKEKKLEVGERESSQETVPEMA, via the coding sequence ATGAAGCGTTTACCCAGTCACCATCTAGATGTGCGTCTTTTTCCTCGCTTCCTCGGCCTGTGTAGGAAATACCGTTCTCCTTCTCCACTACCAGGATCTCCTCCAAAGGGGAAGCTACGCCTGCGCTCCCCTCCTGGGGTGTTTGTGTTTATTGGCATCATCCTTGTACTAACAGGTCTGACAGTGGCTGTTGTTGGCTACTGGCCTCAGAGAACTAACATTGCTTCCCCAACAATTATTCCACCACAGCCAAGACCACATGCAGAGAGGTTGAAGTTGATAGGTCCTGTCATCATGGGAGTAGggttatttgtgtttatttgtgctAATACACTTCTTTACGAAAACCGCGACACAGAAACGAGGAGGCTTCTTCAGAATAGTGTTGTCATACCAAGACCGACTAATGTGACTTTAACTACCAATTCAAGGGGGCAAATACCACTGCAGAGCACATGGGGCGAAAGTTCTGGAGAGATGGACAATAGACGCAATATTTTAATTCGTGCACAGCTTTTGTGCCCCCCTATCAATGACTTATCTGTGTCCCTAGTGAGCATCCACTCTGATCCTTGCATTTCATCGTTATCACAACTTGGGAATGGATGGAAACAGAAGAAGGAAGCAGTGGCAAGAAGTTATAGTTCTTCAGTGAAGATAGATATGGCAGATGTGGGACAAGTAAAAGGAAGTTTAGAGGTGCCAGACATAGGAAGAAAAAGTAAAAGTTGGCCAAGGCTGGAGGAATGCAATGCAAAGCCGAAACATTCCAAGGAAAAAAAGCTGGAagttggagagagagagagcagccaAGAGACTGTGCCAGAGATGGCCTAA